One Pygocentrus nattereri isolate fPygNat1 chromosome 23, fPygNat1.pri, whole genome shotgun sequence genomic window carries:
- the si:dkey-125i10.3 gene encoding proline-rich extensin-like protein EPR1, producing the protein MSNVVDRQVVLRTTKVRTALKKDGSWIRRSIDQQEDTQPHASPYKPTHSSPTPKKPSQLSTSPPKPETTQSSPAHQKPAQPTISPPKPEPTQSSPTPEKPAQLTASPPTPEPTQSSPTTQKPAQPTISPPKPEPTQSSPAPEKLAQPSTPPPKPEPTQSSPTPQMPTSLQDTPTSSESKGRPGRSYVLSALRKFEPEARSNTAVKSPVKAPAVEITAVMTPIIETPAIKAPPVESSTPETPAIQKPAVKSPEVKTPPVKAPATAKAPVVETPAAKAPVVETPAAKAPVVETLAAKAPVVETPAAKAPVVETPAAKAPVVETPAAKSPVVETPAAKAPVVETPAAKAPVVETPAAKAPVGETPSTKTPVVETPAAKAPVAETPAAKAPVAETPAAKSPVVETPAAKAPVVKTPSTKAPVVETPAAKTPVVETPTAKAHVIETPVAKAPVVETSAAKAFVAEAPMAKAPVAEILPAKAPVANAPVVETPAANVPVAEAPVSKAPVVETPVSKAPVVETSAARAPVADAPVAKAPVVETSAAKVFVAEAPMAKAPVAEILPAKAPVAKAPVVEIPPAKASVVEITSVKAPEVKVKEHVIETPAVKGKQPAVELSTQVSEPASQPSASEPREELQSKSGPAVAAQNQAEGVSKPQTTAYGKLLCSFCSQPIDGNVKISLNVPQICCHPECFKCRKCGKPLGDLLFSMFHHCGNIYCESCFDTIFHSR; encoded by the exons ATGTCAAACG tTGTAGACCGGCAGGTGGTTCTCCGCACCACTAAGGTTCGAACAGCCCTGAAGAAGGATGGCAGCTGGATTCGCCGCAGCATTGACCAACAGGAAGACACGCAACCACA CGCCTCACCCTACAAACCTACTCACTCAAGCCCCACCCCCAAGAAACCTTCTCAGCTGAGCACCTCCCCTCCAAAGCCTGAGACTACTCAGTCAAGCCCCGCCCACCAGAAACCTGCTCAGCCAACCATCTCCCCTCCAAAGCCTGAACCTACTCAGTCAAGCCCCACCCCCGAGAAACCTGCTCAGCTGACCGCCTCCCCTCCAACACCTGAGCCTACTCAATCAAGCCCCACCACCCAGAAACCTGCTCAGCCAACCATCTCCCCTCCAAAGCCTGAACCTACTCAGTCAAGTCCCGCCCCTGAGAAACTTGCTCAGCCAAGCACCCCACCTCCAAAGCCTGAACCTACTCAGTCAAGCCCCACCCCCCAGATGCCCACCTCTCTCCAGGACACGCCCACCTCTTCAGAGTCTAAAGGAAGACCTGGCCGCTCCTATGTGCTCTCAGCGCTAAGGAAGTTTGA gcctGAGGCCAGATCCAACACTGCAGTTAAGTCACCTGTGAAAGCACCTGCAGTAGAAATAACTGCAGTTATGACACCCAtaatagaaacacctgcaaTCAAGGCACCTCCTGTAGAATCCTCAACACCAGAAACACCAGCCATACAAAAACCTGCAGTGAAATCACCTGAAGTAAAAACTCCACCAGTAAAAGCTCCTGCAACAG CAAAGGCACCTGTGGTGGAAACTCCTGCAGCAAAGGCACCTGTGGTGGAAACACCAGCAGCAAAGGCACCTGTGGTGGAAACTCTTGCAGCAAAGGCACCTGTGGTAGAAACCCCTGCAGCAAAGGCACCTGTAGTAGAAACCCCTGCAGCAAAGGCACCTGTAGTAGAAACTCCTGCAGCAAAGTCACCTGTGGTAGAAACTCCTGCAGCAAAGGCACCTGTGGTGGAAACTCCTGCAGCAAAGGCACCTGTGGTAGAAACTCCTGCAGCAAAGGCACCTGTGGGAGAAACCCCTTCAACAAAGACACCTGTGGTAGAAACTCCTGCAGCAAAGGCACCAGTGGCAGAAACTCCTGCAGCAAAGGCACCAGTGGCAGAAACTCCTGCAGCAAAGTCACCTGTGGTGGAAACTCCTGCAGCAAAGGCACCAGTGGTAAAAACCCCTTCAACAAAGGCACCTGTGGTAGAAACACCTGCAGCAAAGACACCTGTGGTAGAAACACCTACAGCAAAGGCACATGTGATAGAAACCCCTGTGGCAAAGGCACCTGTGGTAGAAACATCTGCAGCAAAGGCATTTGTTGCAGAAGCACCTATGGCAAAGGCACCTGTGGCAGAGATACTTCCGGCAAAGGCACCTGTGGCAAATGCACCTGTGGTGGAAACTCCTGCAGCAAATGTACCTGTTGCAGAAGCACCTGTGTCGAAGGCACCTGTGGTAGAAACACCTGTGTCAAAGGCACCTGTGGTAGAAACATCTGCAGCAAGGGCACCTGTGGCAGATGCACCTGTGGCAAAGGCACCTGTGGTAGAAACATCTGCAGCAAAGGTATTTGTTGCAGAAGCACCTATGGCAAAGGCACCTGTGGCAGAGATACTTCCGGCAAAGGCACCTGTGGCAAAGGCACCTGTGGTAGAAATACCTCCGGCAAAGGCATCTGTAGTAGAAATAACTTCAGTAAAGGCACCTGAAGTAAAAGTAAAGGAACATGTCATAGAAACACCTGCTGTTAAAGGCAAACAACCTGCAGTAGAATTGTCCACACAAGTGAGTGAACCTGCTTCCCAGCCTTCAGCATCAGAACCAAGAGAAGAACTGCAGTCTAAATCAGGACCAGCTGTTGCAGCACAAAACCAAGCAGAGGGCGTCAGCAAACCTCAAACTAC ggcTTATGGGAAGTTGCTGTGCTCGTTCTGTTCTCAGCCTATTGATGGTAATGTGAAAATCTCTCTGAACGTTCCTCAGATCTGCTGCCACCCTGAATGCTTTAAG TGCAGGAAGTGTGGAAAGCCACTGGGTGACCTGCTGTTCTCCATGTTCCACCACTGTGGGAACATCTACTGCGAGAGCTGCTTCGACACCATCTTCCACAGCCGATAA